In the genome of Elephas maximus indicus isolate mEleMax1 chromosome 6, mEleMax1 primary haplotype, whole genome shotgun sequence, one region contains:
- the PTMA gene encoding prothymosin alpha isoform X1, producing MSPRVCVLGTVPARRPAGAADAGACGGRRSRLPADSERPGRGWGPGGGFWRRVSPPLAALKSHLCIVPGSGSALAAVTSAARLLCRRGLRLPSRQSPRTRAFFVIRCIGSPACPTMSDAAVDTSSEITTKDLKEKKEVVEEAENGRDAPANGNAENEENGEQEADNEVDEEEEEGGEEEEEEEEGDGEEEDGDEDEEAEAATGKRAAEDDEDDDVDTKKQKTDEDD from the exons ATGAGTCCCCGAGTGTGTGTGCTTGGCACAGTGCCCGCTCGTCGGCCGGCTGGAGCGGCGGACGCCGGAGCTTGCGGTGGGCGACGGAGTCGCCTCCCCGCGGACTCGGAGCGCCCGGGCCGGGGGTGGGGCCCCGGTGGTGG GTTCTGGCGCCGCGTGAGTcccccactggctgctctgaaaAGCCATCTTTGCATTGTTCCCGGGTCTGGCTCCGCGCTCGCCGCAGTCACCTCCGCCGCGCGCCTCCTCTGCCGCCGCGGACTCCGGCTGCCTTCTCGCCAGAGTCCCCGAACTCGCGCTTTCTTTGTAATCCGCTGCATCGGATCACCAGCGTGCCCCACCATGTCAGACGCGGCCGTGGACACCAGCTCTGAGATCACCACCAAG GACTTAAAGGAGAAGAAGGAGGTTGTGGAGgaggcagagaatggaagagatgCTCCCGCTAACGGGAACGCT gagaatgaggaaaatggGGAACAGGAGGCTGACAATGAGGTAGacgaagaggaggaagaaggtggggaggaagaagaggaggaggaagaaggtgaTG GTGAGGAAGAGGATGGAGATGAAGATGAGGAGGCTGAGGCAGCTACGGGCAAACGGGCAGCTGAAGATGATGAG GATGATGATGTTGACACCAAGAAGCAGAAGACCGATGAGGATGACTag
- the PTMA gene encoding prothymosin alpha isoform X2, producing MSPRVCVLGTVPARRPAGAADAGACGGRRSRLPADSERPGRGWGPGGGFWRRVSPPLAALKSHLCIVPGSGSALAAVTSAARLLCRRGLRLPSRQSPRTRAFFVIRCIGSPACPTMSDAAVDTSSEITTKDLKEKKEVVEEAENGRDAPANGNANEENGEQEADNEVDEEEEEGGEEEEEEEEGDGEEEDGDEDEEAEAATGKRAAEDDEDDDVDTKKQKTDEDD from the exons ATGAGTCCCCGAGTGTGTGTGCTTGGCACAGTGCCCGCTCGTCGGCCGGCTGGAGCGGCGGACGCCGGAGCTTGCGGTGGGCGACGGAGTCGCCTCCCCGCGGACTCGGAGCGCCCGGGCCGGGGGTGGGGCCCCGGTGGTGG GTTCTGGCGCCGCGTGAGTcccccactggctgctctgaaaAGCCATCTTTGCATTGTTCCCGGGTCTGGCTCCGCGCTCGCCGCAGTCACCTCCGCCGCGCGCCTCCTCTGCCGCCGCGGACTCCGGCTGCCTTCTCGCCAGAGTCCCCGAACTCGCGCTTTCTTTGTAATCCGCTGCATCGGATCACCAGCGTGCCCCACCATGTCAGACGCGGCCGTGGACACCAGCTCTGAGATCACCACCAAG GACTTAAAGGAGAAGAAGGAGGTTGTGGAGgaggcagagaatggaagagatgCTCCCGCTAACGGGAACGCT aatgaggaaaatggGGAACAGGAGGCTGACAATGAGGTAGacgaagaggaggaagaaggtggggaggaagaagaggaggaggaagaaggtgaTG GTGAGGAAGAGGATGGAGATGAAGATGAGGAGGCTGAGGCAGCTACGGGCAAACGGGCAGCTGAAGATGATGAG GATGATGATGTTGACACCAAGAAGCAGAAGACCGATGAGGATGACTag